In Vigna unguiculata cultivar IT97K-499-35 chromosome 3, ASM411807v1, whole genome shotgun sequence, a single genomic region encodes these proteins:
- the LOC114177215 gene encoding cyclic dof factor 1-like yields MSQVRDSAIKLFGADIHTTHSPIKPTTPFSDLHSLTQIQPLPQPIIVMNGLEESTNDEVDVPLNEEVSSKQKLVGKVVHRTNEHKNGKRNIDQEKVFKKPDKVLQCPRCNSLETKFCYFNNYNVNQPRHFCKNCQRYWTAGGAIRNVPVGAGKRKNKHTPLQYYQKPVTPDGASTMQTHSSASSDDMILSSNELSVTSRSIREREENPLSESLETVLSLNGQRKFDVDLSTVKDDGEDPSSSSMRSNEMEAQHFDGLIPLHSFHYHHVPSWSYQWNPCWNVKEFRSSNTSYTGSPTMIPVSGFSIPTVMSPAAPYSYSGFISNLGGQEAESSMIGSAFSGISLSSSSVSNSTSSGNRSPTLGKHSRDGSTQKEAAMKQNLWVPKTVRINCPEEAANSSIWTTLGTKSEQNKIIIKGSVFKSFESKTSADDNQIRRTNPAAFSRSESFQESM; encoded by the exons ATGTCCCAAGTTAGAGATTCTGCAATAAAGCTTTTTGGAGCAGATATTCATACTACACATTCTCCCATTAAGCCAACCACACCCTTCTCAGATTTACACTCATTGACTCAGATTCAGCCTCTGCCTCAACCCATCATCGTCATG AATGGACTTGAAGAATCAACTAATGATGAAGTGGATGTTCCTTTGAATGAAGAAGTTTCTAGCAAACAGAAACTGGTGGGCAaagtagttcataggactaaTGAGCACAAAAATGGTAAAAGAAATATTGATCAAGAAAAAGTTTTCAAGAAGCCAGACAAGGTCCTGCAATGTCCTCGCTGCAATAGTTTGGAAACAAAGTTTTGCTACTTCAACAATTACAATGTTAACCAACCTAGACATTTCTGTAAAAATTGCCAAAGGTATTGGACAGCTGGAGGGGCCATTAGAAATGTTCCTGTTGGGGCTGGTAAGCGTAAGAATAAGCACACACCTCTGCAGTATTATCAGAAACCTGTGACTCCTGATGGTGCATCTACGATGCAAACACATTCCAGTGCTTCTAGTGATGATATGATTCTCTCATCTAATGAACTTTCTGTAACTTCAAGATCTATCAGAGAAAGGGAGGAAAATCCTCTTAGTGAATCCTTAGAAACTGTGCTGAGTCTCAATGGCCAAAGAAAATTTGATGTGGACCTTTCCACTGTCAAAGATGATGGTGAGGACCCTTCAAGCTCCTCTATGAGATCTAATGAAATGGAGGCACAACACTTTGATGGTTTAATTCCCTTGCATTCATTTCATTATCATCATGTCCCTTCATGGTCTTATCAATGGAATCCATGTTGGAATGTCAAGGAGTTTAGGTCCAGTAACACTAGTTACACAGGTTCTCCAACCATGATACCAGTTTCTGGCTTCTCAATACCAACAGTAATGTCACCTGCAGCACCTTATTCTTATTCAGGTTTCATCTCAAACTTAGGTGGCCAAGAGGCAGAGTCTTCAATGATTGGATCTGCATTTAGTGGTATCTCATTGTCTTCATCTTCTGTCAGTAACAGTACTAGTTCTGGTAATAGATCTCCAACTTTGGGAAAACATTCTAGAGACGGAAGCACACAGAAGGAAGCTGCAATGAAACAGAACCTTTGGGTGCCTAAGACTGTTAGAATTAACTGTCCAGAAGAGGCTGCAAACAGTTCTATATGGACAACTTTAGGAACAAAATCTGAACAGAACAAAATCATTATAAAAGGAAGTGTTTTTAAATCATTTGAGTCCAAGACAAGTGCTGATGATAATCAAATTCGAAGGACAAACCCTGCTGCTTTCTCACGCTCTGAATCTTTTCAGGAAAGCATGTGA
- the LOC114176888 gene encoding phospholipid-transporting ATPase 1-like, which produces MEPGTPLESSSNFDSLMYNSSSHRSTVSIQSRSSGVNNSTREVSFGHSGSKPSRYGSKGADSESLSMSQKEISDEDARVVYVDDPEKTNEKLEFAGNSILTGKYSILTFLPRNLFEQFHRVAYIYFLAIAVLNQLPQLAVFGRGVSIMPLAIVLLVTAVKDAFEDWRRHKSDKIENNRFGLVLVKDQFVKKKWKHIRVGEVIKIRANETLPCDVVLLSTSDPTGVAYVQTLNLDGESNLKTRYAKQETQSKLPEKEKLNLLIKCEKPNRNIYGFQGNIEVDGKRLSLGSSNIVLRGCELKNTKWALGVAVYCGPETKAMLNSSGAPSKRSLLETRMNSEIIMLSFFLIALCTVTSVCAGVWLNRHKDELNLSPYYRKLDFSKGGEDNYKYYGWGLEIVFTFLMSVIVYQVMIPISLYISMELVRVGQAYFMIGDSKMYDKATESGFQCRALNINEDLGQIKYVFSDKTGTLTENKMEFQCASILGFDYSSTAASLENEQVEFSVQADGTVFKPKMMVKVNQELLQLSKSGFTNEEGKQIYDFFLALAACNTIVPLVVDTSDPMVKLVDYQGESPDEQALTYAAAAYGFMLIERTSGHIVLDIRGERKRFNVLGLHEFDSDRKRMSVILGYSDNSVKLFVKGADTSMLRLIDKSLNTDILEATENHLRSYSSVGLRTLVIGMRDLDASEFEQWHTAFEVASTALMGRAALLRRVAINIEKNLCILGATAIEDKLQQGVPESIESLRTAGIKVWVLTGDKQETAISIGYSSKLLTSNMIQIIINSNSKESCRRRLQDALVMSRQHMTVPGVTHNSGGSAGSVLTLALIIDGTSLVYILDSELEEEFFQLAIRCSVVLCCRVAPLQKAGIVALVKKRTDDMTLAIGDGANDVSMIQMADIGVGISGQEGRQAVMASDFAMGQFRFLVPLLLVHGHWNYQRLGYMIIYNFYRNAIFVLVLFWYVLFTAFTLTTAINEWSSMLYSIIYTALPTIVVGVLDKDLGKGTLLKNPQLYGAGLRNEAYNKKLFWLTMVDTLWQSIAVFFAPLVAYWGTTVDVASIGDLWTLAVVILVNLHLAMDVIRWNWIIHAAIWGSIVATFISVMVIDAIPAFPGFWAIFDVGGTALFWLCLVGIIIAALLPRLVVKYVYQYYFPSDIQISRETEKFGNPRDNGGRQIEMLPVSDVSVR; this is translated from the exons ATGGAACCGGGAACCCCATTAGAGAGTTCTTCCAATTTTGACTCTTTAATGTACAATTCATCATCACATAGAAGTACCGTGTCCATTCAGTCCAGGAGTTCTGGTGTTAACAACTCCACCAGGGAAGTGAGTTTTGGCCACTCGGGATCCAAGCCATCGAGATATGGGTCAAAGGGTGCTGATTCCGAGTCTCTCAGTATGTCTCAGAAGGAAATAAGTGATGAGGATGCAAGGGTGGTTTATGTTGATGATCCTGAGAAGACAAATGAAAAGCTTGAATTTGCAGGGAATTCGATTCTTACCGGAAAGTACTCCATCCTCACCTTTCTTCCAAGGAATTTGTTTGAACAGTTTCATAGAGTGGCTTATATTTACTTCCTTGCAATTGCCGTTCTTAATCAGCTCCCTCAATTAGCTGTTTTTGGGAGGGGTGTTTCCATTATGCCATTGGCCATTGTGCTTCTGGTTACTGCTGTGAAGGATGCATTTGAGGACTGGAGGAGGCACAAGTCAGACAAAATTGAGAACAACAGGTTTGGATTGGTTTTGGTTAAAGATCAGTTTGTGAAGAAGAAGTGGAAGCATATTAGGGTTGGGGAAGTTATTAAAATCAGAGCAAATGAAACCCTTCCTTGTGATGTTGTGCTGCTCTCGACTAGTGACCCCACTGGGGTTGCTTATGTGCAGACTCTTAATCTGGATGGAGAGTCTAATTTGAAGACTAGGTATGCAAAGCAAGAGACTCAATCTAAGTTACCAGAAAAGGAGAAGTTAAATCTGTTGATTAAGTGTGAGAAACCCAATAGGAATATATATGGGTTTCAGGGTAATATAGAAGTTGATGGAAAGAGGTTGTCTCTTGGATCCTCTAACATTGTCCTTAGAGGCTGTGAGCTCAAGAATACCAAATGGGCACTGGGAGTTGCCGTGTATTGCGGCCCTGAGACCAAAGCCATGCTCAACAGCTCAGGAGCTCCATCTAAAAGGAGTCTTCTTGAGACTCGCATGAACTCTGAGATCATTatgctttctttctttcttatagCTTTGTGTACGGTGACCTCAGTTTGTGCTGGTGTTTGGTTAAACCGCCACAAGGATGAGTTGAATCTCTCACCCTATTATAGGAAGCTGGATTTTTCAAAGGGGGGAGAGgacaactataaatattatggATGGGGATTGGAAATTGTTTTCACTTTCCTCATGTCAGTCATAGTGTACCAGGTTATGATCCCCATTTCATTGTACATTTCGATGGAGCTTGTCCGTGTTGGTCAGGCCTACTTCATGATCGGAGATTCAAAAATGTATGATAAGGCAACAGAGTCAGGATTTCAGTGCAGAGCTTTGAATATTAACGAAGATTTAGGCCAAATAAAATATGTCTTTTCTGATAAAACTGGCACACTGACTGAGAACAAGATGGAGTTTCAATGCGCAAGCATCTTGGGGTTTGATTACAGTTCAACGGCCGCCAGTCTTGAGAATGAGCAAGTTGAATTCTCTGTTCAAG CGGATGGGACCGTCTTTAAGCCAAAGATGATGGTGAAAGTTAATCAAGAGCTTTTGCAATTATCAAAGAGTGGATTTACAAATGAAGAGGGGAAACAGATTTATGATTTCTTTCTAGCATTGGCAGCCTGCAATACCATTGTGCCTCTTGTTGTTGACACATCTGATCCTATGGTCAAGCTGGTAGATTACCAAGGGGAATCACCAGATGAGCAGGCATTGACTTATGCTGCCGCTGCGTATGGTTTTATGCTAATTGAACGAACCTCAGGTCACATAGTCCTTGATATTCGTGGGGAAAGGAAAAG GTTCAATGTCTTAGGTTTGCATGAATTTGATAGTGATCGAAAAAGGATGTCAGTTATACTGGGGTACAGTGACAATTCTGTGAAACTTTTTGTTAAAGGGGCAGATACATCCATGCTTAGATTGATTGACAAATCATTGAACACAGACATCCTAGAAGCAACTGAAAACCATCTTCGTTCTTATTCCTCTGTGGGTTTGAGGACACTTGTTATTGGGATGCGGGACTTAGATGCTTCAGAATTTGAGCAATGGCACACTGCCTTTGAGGTTGCAAGTACTGCTTTGATGGGTAGGGCAGCTTTGCTTCGCAGGGTTGCTATCAATATAGAGAAGAATCTCTGCATATTGGGTGCAACTGCCATTGAAGATAAACTGCAGCAAGGTGTGCCGGAATCTATTGAGTCTCTAAGAACTGCAGGTATTAAAGTATGGGTTTTGACTGGGGACAAACAGGAAACTGCCATATCTATTGGATACTCCTCTAAGCTTCTAACGAGCAACATgattcaaattataattaatagcAACAGTAAGGAGTCATGTAGAAGACGTTTACAAGATGCCCTTGTCATGTCTAGACAACACATGACTGTGCCTGGGGTTACTCACAATTCAGGAGGAAGTGCAGGATCTGTTTTAACTCTAGCCTTGATTATTGATGGTACCAGCCTTGTTTATATTCTTGACAGTGAGCTTGAAGAAGAG TTCTTTCAACTTGCAATTAGATGTTCTGTTGTTCTCTGTTGTCGAGTGGCTCCTCTACAGAAAGCTGGGATTGTTGCCCTTGTGAAAAAGAGGACAGATGACATGACGCTAGCCATTGGAGATG GTGCTAATGATGTATCGATGATCCAAATGGCTGATATTGGAGTTGGAATCAGTGGACAGGAAGGTCGGCAAGCTGTAATGGCTTCAGATTTTGCAATGGGGCAGTTTAGGTTTTTAGTTCCTCTCTTGTTGGTACATGGACATTGGAATTACCAGCGACTGGGTTACATGATAATATACAACTTTTACAGAAACGCTATCTTTGTTCTTGTCCTATTTTG GTATGTGCTCTTTACTGCCTTCACATTGACAACTGCTATAAATGAATGGAGCAGCATGCTGTACTCAATAATCTACACTGCATTGCCAACTATTGTTGTTGGTGTTCTCGACAAGGATCTTGGTAAAGGGACTCTCCTAAAGAATCCTCAGCTTTATGGCGCCGGGCTGAGAAATGAGGCCTACAACAAAAAGCTGTTTTGGTTGACAATGGTCGATACTTTGTGGCAAAGCATTGCTGTCTTCTTTGCTCCCCTTGTCGCATATTGGGGAACCACTGTAGATGTAGCAAGCATAGGTGATCTTTGGACTCTCGCAGTAGTTATTTTGGTTAATCTGCATCTGGCCATGGATGTCATCAGGTGGAATTGGATTATTCATGCAGCCATTTGGGGCTCTATTGTTGCAACTTTCATAAGTGTCATGGTTATTGACGCTATACCAGCCTTTCCTGGTTTCTG GGCTATCTTTGATGTTGGAGGCACTGCATTGTTCTGGTTATGTTTGGTTGGAATTATAATAGCCGCATTACTTCCGAGATTAGTTGTAAAATATGTTTACCAGTATTATTTTCCCAGTGATATTCAGATTTCAAGAGAAACTGAGAAGTTTGGGAATCCAAGAGACAATGGAGGAAGACAAATAGAAATGCTTCCTGTTTCAGATGTTTCAGTAAGATAG